From Hoplias malabaricus isolate fHopMal1 chromosome 11, fHopMal1.hap1, whole genome shotgun sequence, a single genomic window includes:
- the ppfibp1b gene encoding liprin-beta-1b isoform X3, producing MMSDASDMLAAALEQMDGIIAGSKALDYSNGIFDCQSPTSPFMGSLRALHLLEDLRGVLELMDSEEREGLRCQIPDTTADCLVEWLQGHLSNGHISVTGDIYQDRLNRLESDKESLVLQVSVLTDQVEAQGEKIRDLDLCLEEHREKLNATEEMLQQELILRSALETQKLELMAEISNLNLKLTAMDNNRIDFDERYRDSEGLILELNELRYRVSDMESERLQYEKKLKSTKSLMAKLSSLKIKMGQMQYEKQRKEHKIQALKEELVMLKRQLDGRDGELRRLQDETGSRSPTPAGLESPERDMEVQRMKKAVESLMAANEEKDRKIEELRQSLMRYKKVQDMVMSVQGRKGEKTSYKVKEGESDESHSDSSLSMSTAISVSMDTEKSMLSCAEEGTGTNQDETSFVSMLQVPALTPPPQDTCKDLEQMPSSLQSDAGHQEPSESQEPPIDTSLEDTEVPTSESQSNLDSSPSEKRPLAVGPAESRAFDELNKITTLPPKSPTVSHTSEDDAFGTKKARSSFGRGFFKLKGGKRTASAPNLAETEREGTDHLDLAGMPQRSGTSDSTHTLPTSPDGKKKSKGIKAFIGMLKRSQSTTFNLDDNLSEGEFKRGGIRATAGPRLGWSRDLNNINSELDAPFARWSREQVCEWLQEQGLGLYVNLARQWISSGHTLLQASQQDLEKELGIKHPLHRKKLQLALQALGSEEDDNKGKLDYHWVTRWLDDIGLPQYKTQFDEGRVDGRMLHYMTVDDLLSLKVGSVLHHLSIKRAIQVLRLNNYEPNCLRRRPSDENNISPAEVSQWTNHRVMEWLRSVDLAEYAPNLRGSGVHGGLMVLEPRFNVETMALLLNIPPNKTLLRRHLATHFNLLIGSEAQQLKQECLENPDYNVLTATAKVKPRKLAFGSFGRKKRQEENEEYVCPMDVEMPKGRSFQKGYRGLELQIYEDDLDRLEQMEDSEGTVRQIGVFSEGINNLTSMLKDDELFKGMSTSSPNPSVTDDDSNV from the exons ATGATGTCTGATGCTAGTGACATGTTGGCAGCTGCCTTGGAACAAATGGATGGAATCATAGCAG GCTCTAAGGCACTGGATTACTCCAATGGCATTTTTGACTGTCAGTCTCCAACCTCACCGTTCATGGGAAGCCTGCGGGCGCTGCACTTGCTGGAGGATCTCAGGGGGGTTTTGGAACTCATGGATtcggaagagagagagggactgcGTTGCCAAATCCCTGACACTACAGCAGACTGCTTAGTGGAGTGGCTGCAGGGCCACCTG TCCAATGGACATATATCTGTGACTGGTGACATTTATCAGGACAGACTTAATCGTCTTGAAAGCGACAAAGAATCCCTTGTTCTCCAG GTGAGTGTTTTGACAGACCAAGTGGAGGCACAAGGAGAAAAGATAAGAGACCTTGACCTGTGCCTTGAGGAACACCGTGAGAAGCTTAATGCTACTGAGGAAATGTTACAGCAG gagCTCATTCTCAGATCAGCCCTGGAGACCCAAAAACTGGAGCTGATGGCTGAGATTTCCAACCTGAATCTAAAGTTAACTGCCATGGATAATAACAGGATAGACTTTGATGAACGATACAGAGATAGTGAG GGCTTGATCCTGGAGCTTAATGAGCTGAGGTATAGAGTTTCTGATATGGAGAGTGAGCGGTTACAGTATGAAAAGAAGCTGAAGTCCACTAAG TCTCTAATGGCTAAGCTGTCTAGCCTGAAAATCAAAATGGGCCAGATGCAGTATGAAAAACAGAGGAAGGAACACAAAATCCAGGCACTCAAG gaGGAGCTGGTTATGTTAAAAAGGCAGCTGGATGGCCGAGACGGAGAACTGCGGAGGCTGCAGGATGAAACAGGGTCTAGATCACCTACGCCTGCAGGCTTAGAAAGCCCCGAGAGAG ATATGGAAGTGCAGAGAATGAAGAAAGCAGTGGAATCCCTGATGGCAGCCAATGAAGAAAAG GATCGCAAGATTGAGGAGCTTCGACAGTCACTTATGCGTTACAAGAAAGTGCAAGATATGGTCATGTCAGTGCAAGGGAGAAAAGGTGAAAAGACTTCAT ATAAAGTGAAAGAAGGTGAAAGTGATGAGAGCCACAGTGACAGCTCCCTCTCCATGTCAACTGCAATCTCAGTTTCCATGGACACTGAGAAGTCCATGCTGAGTTGTGCTGAGGAAGGGACTGGGACAAATCAGGATGAG ACTTCTTTTGTGAGCATGCTACAGGTGCCCGCCCTCACACCTCCACCACAAGACACTTGCAAAGACTTGGAGCAAATGCCGTCATCATTACAGAG TGATGCAGGGCATCAGGAGCCAAGTGAGTCACAGGAGCCTCCAATAGATACCAGTTTAGA AGACACAGAAGTTCCCACATCTGAAAGCCAGAGCAACCTAGATAGCAGTCCTAGTGAAAAG aGACCTTTGGCAGTAGGACCAGCAGAA AGCAGAGCTTTTGATGAACTCAACAAAATTACCACTTTGCCACCAAAGTCCCCCACGGTTTCCCACACTTCTGAAGATGATGCTTTTGGCACCAAAAAGGCCAGGTCCTCTTTTGGACGAGGTTTCTTCAAGCTCAAAGGGGGCAAGAGAACAGCCAGTGCACCAAATCTAG CCGAGACTGAACGCGAAGGGACCGATCACCTTGACCTTGCAGGGATGCCGCAGAGGTCAGGAACCAgtgacagcacacacactctccccacCTCCCCAGATGGCAAGAAGAAGTCTAAGGGAATCAAAGCTTTCATTGGAAT GCTCAAAAGAAGCCAGTCCACAACTTTTAACTTGGATGACAACCTCTCAGAGGGTGAATTCAAACGGGGAGGAATCCGAGCCACAGCTGGGCCCAGACTGGGCTGGTCACGTGACCTTAACAACATCAACAG TGAGCTGGACGCTCCATTTGCACGCTGGTCTCGGGAACAGGTGTGCGAGTGGCTGCAGGAGCAGGGATTAGGGTTGTATGTGAACCTGGCAAGGCAGTGGATCTCTTCAGGACACACCCTCCTACAAGCCTCTCAGCAGGACTTAGAAAAG GAGCTGGGAATCAAGCACCCTCTCCACAGAAAGAAACTGCAGCTGGCCCTGCAAGCATTGGGTTCTGAGGAGGATGATAACAAAGGCAAACTGGACTACCACTGGGTGACAA GGTGGCTTGATGATATTGGCCTTCCACAGTACAAAACCCAGTTTGATGAGGGCAGAGTGGATGGGAGAATGCTTCACTACATGACTGTG GATGATTTATTGTCGCTAAAAGTGGGCAGTGTGCTGCATCACCTTAGCATTAAGAGAGCCATCCAGGTGCTGCGCCTGAACAACTATGAGCCCAACTGCCTGCGCCGCAGACCCTCGGACGAG AACAACATTAGTCCAGCAGAGGTCTCCCAGTGGACCAATCACCGCGTGATGGAATGGCTACGTTCTGTAGATCTGGCAGAATATGCACCAAATCTGAGGGGCAGTGGAGTCCATGGAGGATTGATG GTGTTGGAGCCTCGCTTTAATGTTGAGACCATGGCTTTGCTGCTGAACATTCCTCCCAACAAGACCCTGCTTCGGAGGCATTTGGCCACTCATTTTAATCTGTTGATAGGCTCAGAGGCCCAGCAGCTGAAGCAAGAGTGTCTGGAGAACCCTGACTATAATGTGCTTACTGCCACAGCCAAAGTCAAG ccCCGGAAGCTGGCCTTTGGCAGCTTTGGGAGGAAGAAGAGGCAGGAAGAAAATGAGGAGTATGTGTGTCCCATGGATGTAGAGATGCCTAAAGGACGCAGCTTCCAGAAGGGCTACAGAGGCTTAGAGCTGCAAATCTATGAGGATGACTTGGACCGACTTGAGCAG ATGGAAGACTCAGAAGGAACTGTGAGACAAATTGGAGTGTTCTCAGAAGGCATCAACAACTTAACG AGCATGCTGAAAGACGATGAGCTTTTTAAAGGGATGTCGACGTCATCCCCCAACCCCAGTGTAACCGATGATGACTCCAATGTTTGA
- the ppfibp1b gene encoding liprin-beta-1b isoform X4: protein MMSDASDMLAAALEQMDGIIAGSKALDYSNGIFDCQSPTSPFMGSLRALHLLEDLRGVLELMDSEEREGLRCQIPDTTADCLVEWLQGHLSNGHISVTGDIYQDRLNRLESDKESLVLQVSVLTDQVEAQGEKIRDLDLCLEEHREKLNATEEMLQQELILRSALETQKLELMAEISNLNLKLTAMDNNRIDFDERYRDSEGLILELNELRYRVSDMESERLQYEKKLKSTKEELVMLKRQLDGRDGELRRLQDETGSRSPTPAGLESPERVYHTEETFKKRLKEKHMEVQRMKKAVESLMAANEEKDRKIEELRQSLMRYKKVQDMVMSVQGRKGEKTSYKVKEGESDESHSDSSLSMSTAISVSMDTEKSMLSCAEEGTGTNQDETSFVSMLQVPALTPPPQDTCKDLEQMPSSLQSDAGHQEPSESQEPPIDTSLEDTEVPTSESQSNLDSSPSEKRPLAVGPAESRAFDELNKITTLPPKSPTVSHTSEDDAFGTKKARSSFGRGFFKLKGGKRTASAPNLAETEREGTDHLDLAGMPQRSGTSDSTHTLPTSPDGKKKSKGIKAFIGMLKRSQSTTFNLDDNLSEGEFKRGGIRATAGPRLGWSRDLNNINSELDAPFARWSREQVCEWLQEQGLGLYVNLARQWISSGHTLLQASQQDLEKELGIKHPLHRKKLQLALQALGSEEDDNKGKLDYHWVTRWLDDIGLPQYKTQFDEGRVDGRMLHYMTVDDLLSLKVGSVLHHLSIKRAIQVLRLNNYEPNCLRRRPSDENNISPAEVSQWTNHRVMEWLRSVDLAEYAPNLRGSGVHGGLMVLEPRFNVETMALLLNIPPNKTLLRRHLATHFNLLIGSEAQQLKQECLENPDYNVLTATAKVKPRKLAFGSFGRKKRQEENEEYVCPMDVEMPKGRSFQKGYRGLELQIYEDDLDRLEQMEDSEGTVRQIGVFSEGINNLTSMLKDDELFKGMSTSSPNPSVTDDDSNV, encoded by the exons ATGATGTCTGATGCTAGTGACATGTTGGCAGCTGCCTTGGAACAAATGGATGGAATCATAGCAG GCTCTAAGGCACTGGATTACTCCAATGGCATTTTTGACTGTCAGTCTCCAACCTCACCGTTCATGGGAAGCCTGCGGGCGCTGCACTTGCTGGAGGATCTCAGGGGGGTTTTGGAACTCATGGATtcggaagagagagagggactgcGTTGCCAAATCCCTGACACTACAGCAGACTGCTTAGTGGAGTGGCTGCAGGGCCACCTG TCCAATGGACATATATCTGTGACTGGTGACATTTATCAGGACAGACTTAATCGTCTTGAAAGCGACAAAGAATCCCTTGTTCTCCAG GTGAGTGTTTTGACAGACCAAGTGGAGGCACAAGGAGAAAAGATAAGAGACCTTGACCTGTGCCTTGAGGAACACCGTGAGAAGCTTAATGCTACTGAGGAAATGTTACAGCAG gagCTCATTCTCAGATCAGCCCTGGAGACCCAAAAACTGGAGCTGATGGCTGAGATTTCCAACCTGAATCTAAAGTTAACTGCCATGGATAATAACAGGATAGACTTTGATGAACGATACAGAGATAGTGAG GGCTTGATCCTGGAGCTTAATGAGCTGAGGTATAGAGTTTCTGATATGGAGAGTGAGCGGTTACAGTATGAAAAGAAGCTGAAGTCCACTAAG gaGGAGCTGGTTATGTTAAAAAGGCAGCTGGATGGCCGAGACGGAGAACTGCGGAGGCTGCAGGATGAAACAGGGTCTAGATCACCTACGCCTGCAGGCTTAGAAAGCCCCGAGAGAG TTTACCATACAGaggaaacatttaaaaagaggCTCAAAGAGAAAC ATATGGAAGTGCAGAGAATGAAGAAAGCAGTGGAATCCCTGATGGCAGCCAATGAAGAAAAG GATCGCAAGATTGAGGAGCTTCGACAGTCACTTATGCGTTACAAGAAAGTGCAAGATATGGTCATGTCAGTGCAAGGGAGAAAAGGTGAAAAGACTTCAT ATAAAGTGAAAGAAGGTGAAAGTGATGAGAGCCACAGTGACAGCTCCCTCTCCATGTCAACTGCAATCTCAGTTTCCATGGACACTGAGAAGTCCATGCTGAGTTGTGCTGAGGAAGGGACTGGGACAAATCAGGATGAG ACTTCTTTTGTGAGCATGCTACAGGTGCCCGCCCTCACACCTCCACCACAAGACACTTGCAAAGACTTGGAGCAAATGCCGTCATCATTACAGAG TGATGCAGGGCATCAGGAGCCAAGTGAGTCACAGGAGCCTCCAATAGATACCAGTTTAGA AGACACAGAAGTTCCCACATCTGAAAGCCAGAGCAACCTAGATAGCAGTCCTAGTGAAAAG aGACCTTTGGCAGTAGGACCAGCAGAA AGCAGAGCTTTTGATGAACTCAACAAAATTACCACTTTGCCACCAAAGTCCCCCACGGTTTCCCACACTTCTGAAGATGATGCTTTTGGCACCAAAAAGGCCAGGTCCTCTTTTGGACGAGGTTTCTTCAAGCTCAAAGGGGGCAAGAGAACAGCCAGTGCACCAAATCTAG CCGAGACTGAACGCGAAGGGACCGATCACCTTGACCTTGCAGGGATGCCGCAGAGGTCAGGAACCAgtgacagcacacacactctccccacCTCCCCAGATGGCAAGAAGAAGTCTAAGGGAATCAAAGCTTTCATTGGAAT GCTCAAAAGAAGCCAGTCCACAACTTTTAACTTGGATGACAACCTCTCAGAGGGTGAATTCAAACGGGGAGGAATCCGAGCCACAGCTGGGCCCAGACTGGGCTGGTCACGTGACCTTAACAACATCAACAG TGAGCTGGACGCTCCATTTGCACGCTGGTCTCGGGAACAGGTGTGCGAGTGGCTGCAGGAGCAGGGATTAGGGTTGTATGTGAACCTGGCAAGGCAGTGGATCTCTTCAGGACACACCCTCCTACAAGCCTCTCAGCAGGACTTAGAAAAG GAGCTGGGAATCAAGCACCCTCTCCACAGAAAGAAACTGCAGCTGGCCCTGCAAGCATTGGGTTCTGAGGAGGATGATAACAAAGGCAAACTGGACTACCACTGGGTGACAA GGTGGCTTGATGATATTGGCCTTCCACAGTACAAAACCCAGTTTGATGAGGGCAGAGTGGATGGGAGAATGCTTCACTACATGACTGTG GATGATTTATTGTCGCTAAAAGTGGGCAGTGTGCTGCATCACCTTAGCATTAAGAGAGCCATCCAGGTGCTGCGCCTGAACAACTATGAGCCCAACTGCCTGCGCCGCAGACCCTCGGACGAG AACAACATTAGTCCAGCAGAGGTCTCCCAGTGGACCAATCACCGCGTGATGGAATGGCTACGTTCTGTAGATCTGGCAGAATATGCACCAAATCTGAGGGGCAGTGGAGTCCATGGAGGATTGATG GTGTTGGAGCCTCGCTTTAATGTTGAGACCATGGCTTTGCTGCTGAACATTCCTCCCAACAAGACCCTGCTTCGGAGGCATTTGGCCACTCATTTTAATCTGTTGATAGGCTCAGAGGCCCAGCAGCTGAAGCAAGAGTGTCTGGAGAACCCTGACTATAATGTGCTTACTGCCACAGCCAAAGTCAAG ccCCGGAAGCTGGCCTTTGGCAGCTTTGGGAGGAAGAAGAGGCAGGAAGAAAATGAGGAGTATGTGTGTCCCATGGATGTAGAGATGCCTAAAGGACGCAGCTTCCAGAAGGGCTACAGAGGCTTAGAGCTGCAAATCTATGAGGATGACTTGGACCGACTTGAGCAG ATGGAAGACTCAGAAGGAACTGTGAGACAAATTGGAGTGTTCTCAGAAGGCATCAACAACTTAACG AGCATGCTGAAAGACGATGAGCTTTTTAAAGGGATGTCGACGTCATCCCCCAACCCCAGTGTAACCGATGATGACTCCAATGTTTGA
- the ppfibp1b gene encoding liprin-beta-1b isoform X2 translates to MMSDASDMLAAALEQMDGIIAGSKALDYSNGIFDCQSPTSPFMGSLRALHLLEDLRGVLELMDSEEREGLRCQIPDTTADCLVEWLQGHLSNGHISVTGDIYQDRLNRLESDKESLVLQVSVLTDQVEAQGEKIRDLDLCLEEHREKLNATEEMLQQELILRSALETQKLELMAEISNLNLKLTAMDNNRIDFDERYRDSEGLILELNELRYRVSDMESERLQYEKKLKSTKSLMAKLSSLKIKMGQMQYEKQRKEHKIQALKEELVMLKRQLDGRDGELRRLQDETGSRSPTPAGLESPERVYHTEETFKKRLKEKHMEVQRMKKAVESLMAANEEKDRKIEELRQSLMRYKKVQDMVMSVQGRKDKVKEGESDESHSDSSLSMSTAISVSMDTEKSMLSCAEEGTGTNQDETSFVSMLQVPALTPPPQDTCKDLEQMPSSLQSDAGHQEPSESQEPPIDTSLEDTEVPTSESQSNLDSSPSEKRPLAVGPAESRAFDELNKITTLPPKSPTVSHTSEDDAFGTKKARSSFGRGFFKLKGGKRTASAPNLAETEREGTDHLDLAGMPQRSGTSDSTHTLPTSPDGKKKSKGIKAFIGMLKRSQSTTFNLDDNLSEGEFKRGGIRATAGPRLGWSRDLNNINSELDAPFARWSREQVCEWLQEQGLGLYVNLARQWISSGHTLLQASQQDLEKELGIKHPLHRKKLQLALQALGSEEDDNKGKLDYHWVTRWLDDIGLPQYKTQFDEGRVDGRMLHYMTVDDLLSLKVGSVLHHLSIKRAIQVLRLNNYEPNCLRRRPSDENNISPAEVSQWTNHRVMEWLRSVDLAEYAPNLRGSGVHGGLMVLEPRFNVETMALLLNIPPNKTLLRRHLATHFNLLIGSEAQQLKQECLENPDYNVLTATAKVKPRKLAFGSFGRKKRQEENEEYVCPMDVEMPKGRSFQKGYRGLELQIYEDDLDRLEQMEDSEGTVRQIGVFSEGINNLTSMLKDDELFKGMSTSSPNPSVTDDDSNV, encoded by the exons ATGATGTCTGATGCTAGTGACATGTTGGCAGCTGCCTTGGAACAAATGGATGGAATCATAGCAG GCTCTAAGGCACTGGATTACTCCAATGGCATTTTTGACTGTCAGTCTCCAACCTCACCGTTCATGGGAAGCCTGCGGGCGCTGCACTTGCTGGAGGATCTCAGGGGGGTTTTGGAACTCATGGATtcggaagagagagagggactgcGTTGCCAAATCCCTGACACTACAGCAGACTGCTTAGTGGAGTGGCTGCAGGGCCACCTG TCCAATGGACATATATCTGTGACTGGTGACATTTATCAGGACAGACTTAATCGTCTTGAAAGCGACAAAGAATCCCTTGTTCTCCAG GTGAGTGTTTTGACAGACCAAGTGGAGGCACAAGGAGAAAAGATAAGAGACCTTGACCTGTGCCTTGAGGAACACCGTGAGAAGCTTAATGCTACTGAGGAAATGTTACAGCAG gagCTCATTCTCAGATCAGCCCTGGAGACCCAAAAACTGGAGCTGATGGCTGAGATTTCCAACCTGAATCTAAAGTTAACTGCCATGGATAATAACAGGATAGACTTTGATGAACGATACAGAGATAGTGAG GGCTTGATCCTGGAGCTTAATGAGCTGAGGTATAGAGTTTCTGATATGGAGAGTGAGCGGTTACAGTATGAAAAGAAGCTGAAGTCCACTAAG TCTCTAATGGCTAAGCTGTCTAGCCTGAAAATCAAAATGGGCCAGATGCAGTATGAAAAACAGAGGAAGGAACACAAAATCCAGGCACTCAAG gaGGAGCTGGTTATGTTAAAAAGGCAGCTGGATGGCCGAGACGGAGAACTGCGGAGGCTGCAGGATGAAACAGGGTCTAGATCACCTACGCCTGCAGGCTTAGAAAGCCCCGAGAGAG TTTACCATACAGaggaaacatttaaaaagaggCTCAAAGAGAAAC ATATGGAAGTGCAGAGAATGAAGAAAGCAGTGGAATCCCTGATGGCAGCCAATGAAGAAAAG GATCGCAAGATTGAGGAGCTTCGACAGTCACTTATGCGTTACAAGAAAGTGCAAGATATGGTCATGTCAGTGCAAGGGAGAAAAG ATAAAGTGAAAGAAGGTGAAAGTGATGAGAGCCACAGTGACAGCTCCCTCTCCATGTCAACTGCAATCTCAGTTTCCATGGACACTGAGAAGTCCATGCTGAGTTGTGCTGAGGAAGGGACTGGGACAAATCAGGATGAG ACTTCTTTTGTGAGCATGCTACAGGTGCCCGCCCTCACACCTCCACCACAAGACACTTGCAAAGACTTGGAGCAAATGCCGTCATCATTACAGAG TGATGCAGGGCATCAGGAGCCAAGTGAGTCACAGGAGCCTCCAATAGATACCAGTTTAGA AGACACAGAAGTTCCCACATCTGAAAGCCAGAGCAACCTAGATAGCAGTCCTAGTGAAAAG aGACCTTTGGCAGTAGGACCAGCAGAA AGCAGAGCTTTTGATGAACTCAACAAAATTACCACTTTGCCACCAAAGTCCCCCACGGTTTCCCACACTTCTGAAGATGATGCTTTTGGCACCAAAAAGGCCAGGTCCTCTTTTGGACGAGGTTTCTTCAAGCTCAAAGGGGGCAAGAGAACAGCCAGTGCACCAAATCTAG CCGAGACTGAACGCGAAGGGACCGATCACCTTGACCTTGCAGGGATGCCGCAGAGGTCAGGAACCAgtgacagcacacacactctccccacCTCCCCAGATGGCAAGAAGAAGTCTAAGGGAATCAAAGCTTTCATTGGAAT GCTCAAAAGAAGCCAGTCCACAACTTTTAACTTGGATGACAACCTCTCAGAGGGTGAATTCAAACGGGGAGGAATCCGAGCCACAGCTGGGCCCAGACTGGGCTGGTCACGTGACCTTAACAACATCAACAG TGAGCTGGACGCTCCATTTGCACGCTGGTCTCGGGAACAGGTGTGCGAGTGGCTGCAGGAGCAGGGATTAGGGTTGTATGTGAACCTGGCAAGGCAGTGGATCTCTTCAGGACACACCCTCCTACAAGCCTCTCAGCAGGACTTAGAAAAG GAGCTGGGAATCAAGCACCCTCTCCACAGAAAGAAACTGCAGCTGGCCCTGCAAGCATTGGGTTCTGAGGAGGATGATAACAAAGGCAAACTGGACTACCACTGGGTGACAA GGTGGCTTGATGATATTGGCCTTCCACAGTACAAAACCCAGTTTGATGAGGGCAGAGTGGATGGGAGAATGCTTCACTACATGACTGTG GATGATTTATTGTCGCTAAAAGTGGGCAGTGTGCTGCATCACCTTAGCATTAAGAGAGCCATCCAGGTGCTGCGCCTGAACAACTATGAGCCCAACTGCCTGCGCCGCAGACCCTCGGACGAG AACAACATTAGTCCAGCAGAGGTCTCCCAGTGGACCAATCACCGCGTGATGGAATGGCTACGTTCTGTAGATCTGGCAGAATATGCACCAAATCTGAGGGGCAGTGGAGTCCATGGAGGATTGATG GTGTTGGAGCCTCGCTTTAATGTTGAGACCATGGCTTTGCTGCTGAACATTCCTCCCAACAAGACCCTGCTTCGGAGGCATTTGGCCACTCATTTTAATCTGTTGATAGGCTCAGAGGCCCAGCAGCTGAAGCAAGAGTGTCTGGAGAACCCTGACTATAATGTGCTTACTGCCACAGCCAAAGTCAAG ccCCGGAAGCTGGCCTTTGGCAGCTTTGGGAGGAAGAAGAGGCAGGAAGAAAATGAGGAGTATGTGTGTCCCATGGATGTAGAGATGCCTAAAGGACGCAGCTTCCAGAAGGGCTACAGAGGCTTAGAGCTGCAAATCTATGAGGATGACTTGGACCGACTTGAGCAG ATGGAAGACTCAGAAGGAACTGTGAGACAAATTGGAGTGTTCTCAGAAGGCATCAACAACTTAACG AGCATGCTGAAAGACGATGAGCTTTTTAAAGGGATGTCGACGTCATCCCCCAACCCCAGTGTAACCGATGATGACTCCAATGTTTGA